The proteins below come from a single Candidozyma auris chromosome 3, complete sequence genomic window:
- the LIG4 gene encoding DNA ligase (ATP) DNL4, whose protein sequence is MSVDTSFLDNVKEPKNFNNNAPFDLLVSDLFLKLESTTSENKAPFDTVSAKKTHIIEEFVKTWRTHFGPNILPAVRLIFPNRDGRKYHVKDVALTRLVNKLLKLQPGSGDYQIIKNWKKSYQQKANLANDSERRQLGDLPLIIARIISRRRDQTVPVKSSVTVAEVNDVLDQLAQKTQSKEQLALLEPFVEKLTIPEVRYVFQMILKESMLSFFERAFFLAWHPDAYNLFKVCEDMKKIFWVLSDPEKRLLPTQLCVQPMYMFVPQSSQKLNISYDSLCKRMTVALQTENKDKKLVDLYKQEQIEGHFLIEEKIDGDRMLMHMVNGKFRWHTRRRRDYTLVYGENIHIGSLTKHLTDALDDKVHSIVLDGEMVAWSKDREMILPFGTLRSAAIQEALKQFDVIDVYEGNNSWPLFLIFDILHLNGRDLTGLPLFYRKSLINKVVKEVPHRFEILEWVKAKSPTDIKANMQRIVSERNEGIMVKSLLSKYRVYSRESTWIKVKPEYLESFGENLDLVVIGKIGRVKTSYICGLKDIEAEGCYKSFCMVANGFSNAVYRQIESKLVNFWHDYTVEKPPATLIQFGTKKPDYWINPANSIVLEIKARSIEVTAETPYAAGSTLHNLWCRAVREDKDYDECITLQEYQELKARYSTDIYKNQDVNRNRKRPGENSIIEKYEKVKKLKIAAESDLLTGIHFVIATDYKDPDESKSMSAEALKQLVRSHGGAIELNPKRNELHEKTVMVVGTNLTPRLQRWYKEGFDVISPRWIVESIRHEKLLPIEPSFIVASVNAGFMNLAHQNVDEFGDSYVVTATSSQGLLQHLMSLTVKKRLADDSIERCRRLFLEESDRESDPHWWMLFYGLKFHIVGSRSSITSHKAAAGSLSQRIARFGGECIGDVHQSHYIVVPEKVEKKHEVVAEVARVSRELRARYVEGKKIARVVRESFVVESVKEGVVVDAEDHNYSAD, encoded by the coding sequence ATGTCTGTGGACACGCTGTTTTTGGACAACGTGAAAGAGCcgaaaaacttcaacaataaTGCTCCCTTTGACCTTCTAGTGCTGgatctttttctcaagCTCGAGTCCACAACTCTGGAAAACAAAGCGCCCTTTGACACAGTCAGCGCCAAAAAGACCCATATCATCGAGGAATTCGTGAAAACATGGCGAACTCACTTTGGACCCAACATTCTCCCTGCAGTAAGACTCATTTTCCCGAACAGGGACGGGCGCAAGTACCACGTCAAGGACGTAGCGCTCACGAGGCTcgtcaacaagttgttgaagcttCAACCGGGGCTGGGGGACTACcagatcatcaagaattgGAAAAAACTGTACCAGCAGAAAGCTAACTTAGCCAATGACTCGGAGAGACGGCAATTGGGCGACCTTCCGTTAATTATTGCTAGAATCATCCTGCGTCGAAGAGATCAGACTGTGCCAGTGAAAAGTTCGGTGACTGTGGCTGAGGTGAACGACGTGTTGGACCAATTGGCCCAGAAAACTCAGTCAAAGGAGCAATTGGCGCTCTTGGAGCCGTTTGtggagaaattgaccaTTCCTGAGGTGAGATACGTGTTTCAGATGATCCTTAAGGAGTCGATGCTACTGTTTTTTGAGAGAGCTTTCTTTCTAGCGTGGCATCCAGACGCCTACAATTTGTTCAAGGTTTGTGAGgacatgaagaaaatcttTTGGGTGCTCTCAGATCCAGAGAAGCGGTTGTTGCCTACACAATTGTGTGTGCAGCCTATGTACATGTTTGTTCCCCAGAGTTCCCAGAAGCTAAACATCTCCTACGACAGCTTGTGCAAGAGGATGACGGTGGCATTGCAGacagaaaacaaagacaagaagctcgtaGATTTGTATAAACAAGAGCAAATAGAAGGCCACTTTCTTatagaagagaagatcgaCGGCGATAGAATGTTGATGCACATGGTCAATGGGAAGTTTCGTTGGCATACGCGCCGCCGAAGGGATTACACTTTGGTTTATGGCGAGAACATCCACATCGGGTCGCTCACGAAACACTTGACCGATGCATTGGACGACAAAGTGCACAGTATAGTGCTAGATGGCGAAATGGTGGCCTGGAGCAAAGACAGAGAGATGATTTTACCCTTTGGTACGCTACGATCAGCAGCTATCCAGGAAGCCCTCAAGCAGTTTGATGTGATTGATGTGTACGAAGGAAACAATAGCTGGCCGTTGTTTTTGATCTTTGACATTCTTCATCTCAATGGAAGAGATCTCACAGGGCTCCCATTATTCTACCGAAAATCGCTTATCAACAAGGTGGTGAAGGAAGTACCCCACAGATTTGAAATTTTGGAATGGGTCAAGGCCAAATCGCCTACTGATATTAAGGCCAACATGCAACGGATAGTGAGCGAGAGGAACGAAGGGATCATGGTGAAGTcgcttctttcaaagtaTAGAGTGTACAGTCGAGAGCTGACTTGGATCAAGGTCAAGCCGGAGTATCTTGAGAGTTTTGGTGAGAACCTCGACCTTGTGGTCATTGGCAAGATCGGCAGAGTGAAAACGTCGTATATTTGCGGActcaaagacattgagGCCGAAGGCTGCTACAAGCTGTTTTGCATGGTGGCCAATGGGTTTCTGAATGCAGTGTATCGCCAGATCGAAAGTAAATTGGTCAATTTCTGGCATGATTACACCGTGGAAAAGCCTCCAGCGACTCTAATACAGTTTGGGACGAAAAAGCCAGACTACTGGATTAACCCGGCCAATCTGATTGTGCTTGAAATAAAGGCCAGGTCCATAGAAGTCACGGCAGAAACACCGTACGCGGCTGGGTCTACTTTGCACAATTTATGGTGCCGAGCAGTCAGAGAGGACAAGGACTACGACGAGTGTATCACTTTGCAAGAGTATCAGGAACTCAAGGCCAGGTACTCTACCGACATTTACAAGAACCAGGACGTCAACCGCAACCGGAAACGGCCAGGAGAAAACCTGATTATAGAAAAGTAcgagaaggtgaagaagttgaaaataGCCGCTGAACTGGATTTGCTCACGGGCATCCATTTTGTCATTGCTACAGATTACAAGGATCCGGACGAGCTGAAGAGTATGAGTGCAGAGGCTTTGAAGCAATTGGTTAGGCTGCACGGAGGAgccattgagctcaatCCAAAGAGAAACGAGCTTCATGAAAAGACGGTGATGGTGGTTGGAACCAATCTCACGCCCCGATTGCAACGCTGGTACAAAGAAGGATTTGATGTGATTCTGCCCCGGTGGATTGTTGAAAGCATTCGCCACGAAAAGCTACTTCCCATCGAGCCCAGCTTCATTGTGGCTAGTGTGAATGCAGGGTTCATGAATTTAGCCCACCAGAATGTCGACGAGTTCGGCGACAGCTACGTTGTCACAGCCACCAGCAGCCAGGGGCTTCTCCAGCACTTGATGAGTCTCACAGTTAAAAAGAGGCTTGCTGATGACAGTATCGAGAGATGTAGGAGActcttcttggaggagaGTGACCGAGAGCTGGATCCCCATTGGTGGATGCTCTTTTACGGGCTCAAGTTCCATATTGTAGgcagcaggagcagcaTCACCAGCCACAAGGCGGCCGCAGGCAGCTTGAGCCAGAGAATCGCCCGCTTTGGAGGTGAGTGCATTGGCGATGTGCATCAGAGTCATTATATAGTGGTGCCtgagaaggtggagaaaaAGCACGAGGTTGTGGCTGAGGTAGCACGAGTGAGCAGAGAATTGAGGGCACGATACGTGGAGGGCAAGAAAATCGCTAGGGTTGTGAGAGAGTCTTTTGTCGTGGAAAGTGTCAAGGAAGGAGTAGTGGTGGACGCTGAAGATCACAATTACTCGGCGgattga
- the TEA1 gene encoding Tea1p — translation MVPEPDATNKPQGASLGFRAPPAQSNADALKLKQEETDGDIHKRKASQKKEMPLSCQRCRLRKVKCNLEHPCSSCVRLGVECIVLSDMRKKRPNASYVSTLEKQIQLFSTFFKKFSSLGSPQEKQQYLEKNEKELEAILQNKVEQTSPQAVGQRQSQEPEDPRKSVSMEPQPATKIRPVYGPTSVYDNDPDHRLHAMNEKRGNHDMTVLNQLNKDPDILHCLKFFFTWQYPGHNMFVFREAFMIDFFHPKPHTLYCSPVLVLSICALGARMSEVESIYNKSITFYNEARSLLLSRLEHPSITSVQSFLLLAFYDICNGNNSTGWMLSGNAMRMGFDLGFQLHPEVWFLKNRGALKQLDVAIRSRIYWGCYMADHFISLILGRPSLLKSSDATIPETEDLPELDWIDDYKYVPHNVTNISDPLKNIINLINISDNMLNDIFTKSDHHDSDHHDLDGDDLNLVSRLSMLYAYNDQIMKWKQNLPPDLNWDQNSLKQTSDNPTVSGVRYYYYILILCLNRPFVGIAKNVKNVTHLSPAVVCSNAIDDLYLAIRAFETAHGLRRASIFIVYCSILSISVILLTTTSESLGQETKEKLIYFLNVLVGCSKTWALAEKSHKMIKSKLSLQFSHDPDFNPGATSKRARKKQKLDNTKAKAISSEKNYFEHAAAVKMNGSSSDTASSTHESQNHDMFQHQPDINLRHTLPETNSDDMDFPPLDEANVEFFGPPVLMTSDLFNEDLEALFPDSIFSSRTHE, via the coding sequence ATGGTCCCGGAACCAGACGCCACCAACAAGCCACAAGGTGCCTCCCTAGGCTTTCGAGCGCCTCCAGCTCAAAGCAATGCCGACGCTCTTAAGCTTAAACAGGAGGAAACTGATGGCGACATCCACAAGCGAAAAGCAtcacaaaagaaagaaatgcCTCTTTCGTGCCAAAGATGTCGGCTTCGGAAAGTCAAGTGCAACTTGGAGCATCCCTGCTCGAGTTGTGTTCGATTAGGGGTCGAGTGCATTGTGCTAAGCGAcatgaggaagaagagaccaaACGCTAGCTACGTGCTGACGCTCGAAAAACAGATACAGCTATTCTCAAcgtttttcaagaagtttaGCTCGTTGGGCTCACCCCAGGAAAAGCAACAGtatttggagaagaacgaAAAGGAACTAGAGGCCATTTTGCAGAACAAAGTGGAACAGACAAGCCCGCAAGCGGTAGGGCAACGGCAGAGTCAAGAGCCTGAAGATCCTCGCAAATCAGTGTCCATGGAGCCACAGCCTGCCACGAAAATCAGACCAGTTTACGGGCCCACAAGTGTTTACGATAACGACCCTGATCATCGTTTACACGCGATGAACGAGAAAAGAGGAAACCACGACATGACGGTGCTCAACCAGCTCAACAAGGACCCCGACATTCTTCACTGcctcaaattctttttcacttGGCAGTACCCGGGCCACAATATGTTTGTGTTTAGAGAAGCGTTCATGATTGACTTCTTCCATCCAAAACCTCATACGTTATACTGCTCGCCGGTCCTTGTGCTCAGCATTTGTGCTCTTGGGGCAAGAATGTCTGAGGTCGAGTCGATCTACAACAAGCTGATCACTTTTTATAACGAAGCTCGCAGTCTTTTGCTCTCTAGGTTGGAACACCCTTCCATTACTTCAGTACaaagcttccttcttttggcCTTCTACGATATCTGCAACGGAAACAACTCCACCGGCTGGATGCTTTCAGGAAATGCTATGCGTATGGGCTTTGATTTGGGGTTTCAGCTTCATCCGGAGGTGtggtttttgaaaaatagaGGTGCTTTGAAACAACTAGACGTGGCCATCAGAAGCAGGATCTACTGGGGCTGCTACATGGCTGATCATTTTATAAGTCTTATCTTAGGGCGCCCATCTCTCTTGAAGCTGTCGGATGCCACAATTCCAGAGACTGAGGACTTACCTGAATTAGACTGGATAGACGACTACAAGTATGTTCCTCACAATGTCACGAATATTTCGGATcccttgaagaacatcatcaacctcatcaacattTCAGACAACATGCTCAATGAtatcttcaccaaatcaGACCACCATGATTCGGACCACCACGATCTTGACGGTGATGACTTAAACTTGGTATCTCGTCTATCCATGTTGTATGCCTATAACGACCAGATCATGAAATGGAAACAAAACTTGCCTCCTGATCTCAACTGGGACCAGAACAGCTTGAAACAGACTTCTGACAACCCTACCGTATCCGGTGTACGctactactactacatCTTGATCCTTTGCCTAAATCGACCCTTCGTCGGCATTGCAAAGAACGTGAAGAACGTCACACATCTTTCTCCAGCAGTGGTGTGCAGCAATGCCATTGATGACCTTTACTTGGCCATCAGAGCATTTGAAACAGCTCACGGCTTGCGGAGAGCATCCATTTTCATCGTGTATTGCAGCATCTTGTCGATTTCGGTGATTCTTTTAACTACAACAAGCGAGCTGCTTGGTCAAGAGACGAAGGAAAAGCTCATATACTTCTTGAATGTTCTTGTTGGGTGCTCGAAGACGTGGGCATTGGCTGAAAAGTCCCACAAAATGATCAAGAGTAagcttctgcttcaattTAGCCATGATCCAGACTTTAATCCTGGCGCCACGTCCAAGCGGGCTaggaagaaacagaagcTTGACAACACCAAGGCCAAAGCAATatcttcagaaaaaaaCTATTTTGAACATGCTGCTGCTGTCAAGATGAACGGCTCATCTTCAGACACTGCTTCCTCCACTCATGAGAGCCAGAATCATGATATGTTCCAGCATCAACCAGACATAAATCTTAGGCACACATTACCAGAAACAAACTCAGACGATATGGACTTTCCACCATTGGACGAGGCCAATGTGGAGTTCTTCGGTCCTCCTGTTCTCATGACGTCAGATTTATTTAACGAGGACTTGGAAGCGTTGTTCCCAGACTCAATTTTCAGTTCCAGAACTCACGAGTAG
- a CDS encoding alpha-keto acid decarboxylase family protein: protein MSDTISLGRYLFERLHQEPIGLQSIFGVPGDFNLTLLDKIDEVDNLTWKGCANELNAAYATDGYSRVRSNAKGEELGFGALITTFGVGELSALNGVAGSYAEHVGMLHIVGIPSLDAQRKQLLLHHTLGNGDFTAFGNMSKAITQTQGILDDGANAPSVIDRVIREAYINQRPSYLAFPSNMVDVQVPKKLLDEPIDLSIPENDQDAQEEVLEIVLDLISKAKNPVIIIDACCSRHNASSEAAKLIEVTGFKYASTPMAKGTKNIDESGKRFTGVYVGSLSYQDVKESVEDSDLVLSIGALLSDFNTGSFSYSLSKNAVEFHSDHTKIRSAHYPNVRMKELLGKLIEHPKLKDATSHYTPVDIVKNPFKAEDPDKSGKITQKWFWHRLSDFLKPSDIVITETGTSSFGVIQTRFPKNVSGISQVLWGSIGYTVGSTFGAATAAAEADPNKRVILIVGDGSLQLTVQEISSMIRHKLTPYLFVINNDGYTIEKLIHGPDAEYNQIQPWKHQLLLQAFGATNYESLQVSESSELDKLLKDEKFAKNDKIRLIELMMDEKDAPENLVKQAEISSKTNSG from the coding sequence ATGTCTGATACTATCTCCCTTGGAAGATACCTTTTCGAGAGACTCCACCAAGAGCCAATTGGCTTGCAATCGATCTTCGGAGTTCCTGGCGACTTCAACTTGACActtcttgacaagattgatgaagtcgACAACTTGACCTGGAAAGGCTGTGCCAACGAATTGAACGCTGCTTATGCCACTGACGGTTACTCGAGGGTGAGAAGTAACGCAAAGGGCGAGGAACTTGGTTTCGGTGCTCTCATCACAACCTTTGGTGTTGGAGAGCTCAGCGCTCTTAATGGTGTTGCCGGCTCTTATGCTGAGCATGTTGGTATGCTTCACATTGTTGGTATCCCATCCCTTGATGCTCAAAGGAAGCAGTTGTTGTTGCACCACACCTTGGGTAACGGTGACTTCACTGCATTTGGTAATATGTCCAAGGCTATCACTCAAACCCAGGGtattcttgatgatggtgCCAATGCTCCTTCTGTCATAGACAGGGTCATAAGGGAGGCTTACATCAACCAGAGACCTTCCTATTTGGCTTTCCCAAGTAACATGGTTGACGTGCAAGTCcccaagaagctcttggatGAGCCAATTGATTTGCTGATTCCTGAGAACGACCAGGATGCCCAAGAAGAGGTGTTGGAGATCGTGTTAGATTTGATCAGTAAGGCCAAGAACCCTGTTATAATCATCGATGCTTGCTGCTCCAGGCACAATGCAAGCAGCGAGGCGGCCAAGTTGATCGAGGTTACTGGGTTCAAGTACGCTTCTACCCCTATGGCCAAGGGAACGAAAAACATTGACGAAAGTGGCAAGCGCTTCACCGGTGTCTACGTTGGTTCATTGTCGTATCAAGATGTCAAGGAGTCTGTTGAGGATTCTGACCTAGTTCTTTCCATTGGTGCCTTGTTGAGTGACTTTAACACTGGTTCTTTCTCGTACTCCTTGAGCAAAAATGCTGTTGAATTCCACTCCGATCACACCAAGATCAGAAGTGCCCACTACCCAAACGTCAGAATGAAGGAGCTTCTTGGAAAGCTCATTGAGCATCCCAAATTGAAGGATGCCACCTCCCATTATACTCCGGTCGACATTGTTAAGAACCCATTCAAGGCCGAGGACCCTGACAAGAGTGGAAAGATCACCCAAAAGTGGTTCTGGCATCGTTTGtctgacttcttgaaacctTCGGACATCGTTATCACCGAAACTGGTACCTCGTCATTCGGAGTTATTCAGACAAGATTCCCAAAGAACGTGTCGGGTATTTCACAGGTGCTCTGGGGATCGATTGGTTACACTGTGGGATCTACCTTCGGTGCTGCcactgctgctgccgaAGCCGACCCTAATAAAAGAGTAATTCTAATCGTTGGCGATGGTTCCCTTCAGTTGACGGTGCAAGAGATTTCCTCTATGATAAGACACAAGTTGACGCCATACCTCTTCGTGATTAACAATGATGGCTACACcattgagaagttgattcATGGTCCTGACGCTGAGTACAACCAGATCCAACCTTGGAAGCATCAGTTGCTCTTGCAGGCGTTTGGTGCTACGAATTACGAATCATTGCAAGTTTCAGAGTCGTCTGAGCTCGACAAGCTCTTaaaagatgaaaagttTGCCAAGAACGACAAGATTAGGCTTATAGAGCTCATGATGGATGAGAAAGATGCCCCAGAGAATCTTGTGAAGCAAGCTGAAATCTCAAGCAAAACCAACTCTGGTTAG
- the ALG8 gene encoding dolichyl-P-Glc:Glc1Man(9)GlcNAc(2)-PP-dolichol alpha-1,3-glucosyltransferase has translation MAERSKQYSLLNIWCVSLALKALLSIGYHSTDLDVHRNWLAITHNLPVAQWYIEKTSQWTLDYPPFFAYYEWALSYLVPRFVREDGCLAIVEKGIYSLPTVFFQRLSVIVSELVLFLALQWYVKSARSNQEATRAYVVASSLVLSPGILIIDHIHFQYNGILYGFLVLMINCARLEKFLWCGFWFSVLLCFKHIYLYLAPAVFVYLLRAYCLNLSYDPKMSFAHNAVRLVRWKNLFKLGSVVIGVFIVAFGPFIYYHVIPEMIARLFPFSRGLTHAYWAPNVWALYSFLDRVLIQVYKRVPLSRIPLQRVLQFDPSLLNNQKLVSSSTRGIVGDIEFLVLPTITPKLTFLLTLFYQLMALIPLFLQPTFERFLGALTLCGYASFLFGWHVHEKAILIVIFPISFLVTRDKRLLSSFNLLASCGYVSLFPLIFTPEEWLIKVVFTLLWYIIFYFHFRKVVRVPSHLTESSGYMLDRVSNLFILGLLPVTIITGMIDLFQHKYEVLRQLEFLKLMIYSVYCGFGVISSWNTFNWLYFVDETIWDPSS, from the coding sequence ATGGCTGAGCGCTCCAAGCAGTACTCTTTGCTCAACATCTGGTGCGTTTCTCTAGCCTTGAAAGCACTACTATCAATTGGGTACCACTCCACGGACTTAGACGTCCACAGAAACTGGTTGGCCATTACCCACAATCTTCCAGTGGCCCAGTGGTACATTGAAAAAACCTCTCAGTGGACACTTGATTACCCCCCATTCTTTGCCTACTACGAGTGGGCGTTGCTGTACTTAGTGCCTCGTTTTGTGAGAGAAGATGGCTGCTTGGCCATAGTGGAAAAGGGCATCTACAGCTTACCCACGGTGTTTTTCCAGAGACTCTCGGTGATTGTGTCTGAATTGGTGTTGTTTTTGGCGTTGCAATGGTACGTGAAGTCTGCTAGGCTGAACCAGGAGGCTACGAGAGCGTATGTGGTTGCACTGAGCTTGGTGCTTTCTCCAGGGATCTTGATCATTGATCACATACACTTCCAATACAATGGCATTTTGTATGGGTTTTTAGTGCTCATGATCAATTGTGCCcgtttggagaagttcttgTGGTGTGGCTTCTGGTTTAGTGTACTTCTCTGCTTCAAACACATCTACTTGTACTTGGCCCCAGCCGTGTTCGTGTACTTGCTTCGGGCTTACTGCCTTAATTTGTCCTATGACCCAAAAATGAGCTTTGCCCATAACGCAGTACGTCTTGTGAGATGGAAGaatctcttcaaattgGGCTCGGTGGTCATTGGCGTTTTTATCGTTGCTTTTGGGCCTTTCATATACTACCACGTTATCCCAGAGATGATCGCCAGACTCTTCCCCTTCAGCAGAGGACTCACACATGCATATTGGGCGCCAAATGTTTGGGCTTTGTATTCGTTTCTCGACAGAGTGCTCATTCAAGTCTATAAAAGAGTCCCTCTCTCCAGAATACCTCTTCAGAGGGTGCTTCAGTTCGATCCTTCCCTCCTAAACAATCAAAAGCTAGtttcctcttcaacaagagGCATAGTTGGTGACATTGAGTTCCTTGTGTTGCCCACAATTACTCCAAAACTCACATTCTTGCTCACATTGTTTTATCAACTCATGGCTCTTATCCCACTATTCCTCCAGCCTACGTTTGAACGGTTCCTTGGCGCCTTGACGCTTTGTGGTTACGCGTCCTTCCTCTTTGGCTGGCACGTCCACGAAAAAGCCATTTTAATCGTCATATTCCCCATCTCGTTCCTAGTGACGAGAGACAAGAGACTCTTAAGCAGTTTCAATCTTCTTGCATCTTGTGGCTACGTTTCTTTATTCCCACTCATCTTCACCCCAGAAGAATGGCTTATCAAAGTCGTCTTTACATTACTTTGGTACATCATCTTCTACTTCCACTTCAGGAAAGTTGTTAGAGTACCCAGCCACTTGACAGAACTGTCAGGTTACATGTTGGATAGAGTAAGCAATCTCTTTATATTGGGTCTTTTACCTGTAACCATCATCACTGGTATGATAGACCTTTTCCAGCACAAGTACGAGGTACTCCGCCAGCTTGAGttcctcaaactcatgATCTACAGTGTCTACTGCGGGTTCGGAGTGATTAGCTCATGGAACACCTTCAATTGGCTTTACTTTGTCGACGAGACCATCTGGGATCCTTCCAGCTAG
- a CDS encoding tRNA-specific adenosine deaminase: MAPSHGLANEIAAAVTSAFDHINSTAGKPRVRDNGVREWTVLAGLVSVDEKENIEVICLATGVKALPDQVRKYSNGWVVHDMHAEILCLRMFNYLVLKDVVRDREGEDSVFLERENSRLKLKSKIKMALFISEPPCGDASMSYVAQGREAWEERAEEPAAKKQKNESSITINRGRAGFDKLGVVRTKPGRADSNVTLSKSCSDKLCLRQEVGILNSINSFLVDPVYLDYLVLPKEKFREDDFERCFERIEIEKGKKLVPLVYDKDSYKFHKSPGSVPSPVSLVSSPASSIVQVLSNGAKYGGFVKNKPPKPSGSSILCNQNMARIIKQLPEFQQFNSYLDIKQASERHHLKASLEAALGDWIPTTPDNFLL; this comes from the coding sequence aTGGCCCCCAGCCATGGGCTTGCAAATGAAatcgctgctgctgtgaCATCTGCTTTTGATCACATCAATTCTACTGCTGGAAAGCCTCGGGTTCGTGATAACGGCGTCAGGGAATGGACTGTTCTTGCTGGTCTAGTATCAGTAgatgagaaggagaacATTGAAGTCATCTGCTTGGCCACGGGCGTGAAGGCGCTACCTGACCAGGTCAGAAAATACTCCAATGGGTGGGTGGTACACGATATGCATGCGGAGATTCTTTGTTTGAGGATGTTCAACTACTTggttttgaaggatgtGGTGAGAgacagagaaggagaggaTTCAGTGTTCTTGGAAAGGGAAAATTCAAGGTTAAAGCTCAAGTCAAAAATTAAGATGGCTTTGTTCATATCAGAGCCTCCATGTGGCGATGCCTCCATGAGTTACGTTGCTCAGGGCCGTGAAGCTTGGGAAGAGCGAGCTGAGGAGCCAGCggcaaagaaacagaaaaatGAAAGCTCAATCACGATAAACCGAGGAAGAGCTGGTTTTGATAAGCTTGGAGTTGTGAGAACGAAGCCGGGAAGAGCTGACAGCAACGTcactttgtcaaagtcGTGCTCAGACAAGCTATGTTTACGGCAAGAGGTAGGTATCCTCAATCTGATCAACAGCTTTCTTGTGGATCCAGTATATCTAGACTACCTTGTATTGCCCAAGGAGAAGTTCCGAGAGGACGATTTTGAGAGGTGCTTCGAACGAATTGAGATAGAAAAAGGCAAGAAACTTGTGCCCTTGGTCTATGACAAAGACTCATACAAATTCCATAAGTCCCCAGGCTCCGTGCCTTCTCCAGTAAGCCTTGTGAGCTCTCCAGCTTCCAGCATTGTACAAGTGTTATCCAATGGCGCCAAATATGGTGGatttgtcaagaacaaacCACCTAAGCCCTCCGGCTCAAGTATCCTTTGCAACCAAAATATGGCACGAATTATCAAGCAACTCCCAGAATTCCAACAATTCAACTCCTACCTTGATATTAAGCAAGCTCTGGAAAGACATCATCTTAAGGCCAGCCTCGAGGCTGCTCTAGGCGACTGGATCCCAACTACACCTGACAACTTCCTTCTCTAA
- a CDS encoding ribulose-phosphate 3-epimerase RPE1, translating into MVKAIIAPSILASDFANLGCNCHKMYDSGADWLHIDVMDGHFVPNISLGPPIVSSLRKEFPRKAEKTFFDCHMMVSEPEKWVPEIAKAGGDQYTFHYESTKDPKGLIKLIKEHGMKPACAVKPDTAVDVLYELGDDLHMALIMTVEPGFGGQKFMANMMPKVDALRKKFPNLNIQVDGGLGRETVPAAADAGANVIVAGTSCFTAPDPAELIDFMRETVNNSLKAKGYYS; encoded by the coding sequence ATGGTTAAAGCAATTATTGCCCCCTCGATTCTTGCGCTGGACTTCGCCAACTTGGGATGTAACTGCCACAAGATGTACGATTCTGGTGCTGATTGGCTCCACATCGACGTCATGGACGGCCACTTTGTGCCCAACATCAGCTTGGGGCCTCCAATTGTCAGCAGCTTGCGTAAAGAGTTCCCCAGAAAGGCCGAGAAAACGTTTTTTGATTGTCACATGATGGTGCTGGAGCCTGAGAAGTGGGTGCCTGAGATAGCCAAGGCCGGCGGTGATCAGTATACTTTCCACTACGAGTCTACCAAGGACCCAAAGGGACTTATCAAGTTAATCAAGGAACACGGCATGAAGCCTGCGTGTGCAGTGAAGCCAGATACGGCCGTGGACGTTTTGTATGAGTTGGGAGACGATTTGCATATGGCATTGATTATGACGGTGGAACCCGGATTTGGCGGGCAGAAGTTTATGGCTAACATGATGCCCAAAGTGGACgccttgagaaagaagttCCCAAATTTGAACATCCAGGTCGACGGTGGCTTGGGCAGAGAAACGGTTCccgctgctgctgacgCTGGTGCCAATGTCATTGTAGCAGGTACCTCCTGCTTCACGGCTCCCGACCCAGCTGAGCTCATTGACTTTATGAGAGAAACTGTAAACAACAGCTTGAAAGCAAAAGGGTATTACTCTTGA